One window of Candidatus Hydrogenedentota bacterium genomic DNA carries:
- the galK gene encoding galactokinase, protein MTISRSGIVQAFENRFGGSPDVVVRAPGRVNIIGEHTDYNHGFVLPMAIERETVIAARRRDDRALHARAENLDRETVADLDHRVRSAEEPWVDYIVGVAEELAKEGLPLTGADLVVEGDVPIGCGLSSSAALEMAALCMFEHFGGFTMEGPAAARLGQRVENLFLGLSTGIMDQFISRCGKAGHGLFLDCRNFEYELVPIAFPDAVFVIANTACPRGLTSSKYNERVAECGEAVRALQQGANPTGTHLRDYTVDELDACAGLMGDVAYRRARHVITEDDRTLAARDAMRAGDMARLGELMTASDISLRDDYEVTNAELNAMTEIARGLPGCFGARMTGAGFGGCTINLVAANAAEAFAADLLAQYKTATGRDGEVILSKPVDGAGVLA, encoded by the coding sequence ATGACCATTTCGCGTTCGGGCATTGTCCAGGCCTTTGAAAATCGGTTCGGCGGGAGCCCCGACGTGGTGGTGCGCGCGCCGGGGCGCGTGAACATCATCGGCGAGCACACGGACTACAACCACGGATTCGTGCTGCCCATGGCCATCGAGCGGGAGACGGTTATCGCCGCGCGCCGCCGCGACGACCGCGCCCTCCACGCCCGCGCGGAGAATCTCGACCGGGAAACGGTCGCCGACCTCGACCACCGCGTCCGCAGCGCGGAGGAGCCGTGGGTGGACTACATTGTCGGCGTGGCGGAGGAGCTGGCGAAGGAGGGGCTGCCCCTCACGGGCGCGGACCTCGTGGTGGAGGGCGATGTGCCCATCGGATGCGGCCTGAGCAGCTCCGCCGCCCTGGAGATGGCGGCCCTGTGCATGTTCGAGCATTTCGGCGGCTTCACGATGGAGGGCCCCGCCGCCGCCCGTCTCGGCCAGCGCGTCGAGAACCTATTCCTCGGCCTCAGCACCGGCATCATGGACCAGTTCATCTCGCGCTGCGGGAAGGCGGGCCACGGGCTCTTCCTCGACTGCCGCAACTTTGAGTACGAGCTGGTCCCCATCGCCTTCCCGGACGCCGTGTTCGTCATCGCGAACACCGCCTGCCCGCGCGGGCTCACCAGCTCCAAGTACAACGAGCGCGTCGCCGAGTGCGGCGAGGCCGTCCGCGCCCTCCAGCAGGGCGCCAACCCCACCGGCACCCACCTGCGCGACTACACGGTGGACGAGCTGGACGCCTGCGCGGGGCTCATGGGCGATGTCGCCTACCGCCGCGCCCGCCACGTCATCACCGAGGACGACCGCACCCTCGCCGCCCGCGACGCCATGCGCGCCGGCGACATGGCCCGCCTCGGGGAGCTCATGACCGCCTCGGACATCAGCCTGCGCGACGACTACGAGGTCACCAACGCCGAACTCAACGCCATGACCGAAATCGCCCGCGGCCTGCCAGGATGCTTCGGCGCCCGCATGACCGGCGCCGGCTTCGGCGGATGCACCATCAACCTCGTCGCCGCCAACGCCGCAGAAGCCTTCGCCGCCGACCTCCTCGCCCAATACAAAACCGCCACCGGCCGCGACGGCGAGGTTATCCTCTCCAAGCCCGTGGACGGGGCGGGGGTGCTGGCGTAA